The window GGGGCGAGGAAGTCATCATCGCCAGAAGCGGCAAACCGGTCGCCCGACTCTGTCCGCCCCGCAAATGGCATAACCCCCGCCGCCCCGGCGGCCTGAAGGGCAAGATCCGGGTCGAGAAGGACTTCGACCAGACGCCCGAGGAAGTGATCGACGCCTATTACGAGAGCGAACTGTTCCCATCGGGGGAGGAAAAGTGAGGCTGCTGCTCGACACCCACGCCCTGATCTGGTGGCTGACGGATGATCCCGCCCTGCCCCAGGCCGCCCGGGACGTCATCACCTCACCCGATAACGATGTCTACGTCAGCCACGTCAGCGCCTGGGAAATCGCGGTCAAGCGGCAACTGGGGAAGATCGAATTCCCCCTGGAGGCCTTCGAGGACATCCTGGCCACCAACCAGTTCGAGCCCCTGCCGATCCGCCTCGAGCACATCCTCGCCCTCGGCAACCTCCCCATGCACCACCGCGATCCCTTCGACCGCCTGCTGGTGGCCCAGGCCGGCAAAGACAGGCTGACCCTGGTCAGCGGCGACCGGCAGAT of the Methylomarinovum tepidoasis genome contains:
- a CDS encoding type II toxin-antitoxin system VapC family toxin; the protein is MRLLLDTHALIWWLTDDPALPQAARDVITSPDNDVYVSHVSAWEIAVKRQLGKIEFPLEAFEDILATNQFEPLPIRLEHILALGNLPMHHRDPFDRLLVAQAGKDRLTLVSGDRQMAAYRVRLLWNEM
- a CDS encoding type II toxin-antitoxin system Phd/YefM family antitoxin, translated to MQQVNIHYAKTHLSRLLEAVERGEEVIIARSGKPVARLCPPRKWHNPRRPGGLKGKIRVEKDFDQTPEEVIDAYYESELFPSGEEK